The segment AGCTGAATGTATACGGCTCCCGGAATGCCCTGAAGGAGGAGTTCATGACTCTTATCGATCTTGTTCAGGCGGGGAAGATCGATGTTGAGAAGGTCATCTCGAAGGTCTATCCTTTTCAGCGGGCTGCCGAGGCTTTGACTGAGCTCGATAAAAACGGTGGGGCCCTGTTAAAGGTACTCCTGGAGTTTTAACGCCGCCCTTGCGACGCCGGCTCGTACTCTTCCCGTTCCATCGGCAGTAGAGCCAGTTCCCCGAGGATTCTCTCATCCAGATCCGGAGCCTCCTCCAGGAGCTCCGGGTTCTGCACAAAGCTTTTGAACAGCTGAAGTGCCTTTGCCGCGTAGACACCCTCTGATATGCGGTCGTCCATGGTATATTTGATCCTGATTACCAGCCTGGTAACGGGCTTGCCCTTATCGTCAAGAACAAGGGCCCTGTGCATGCGGCCGATTACCATGAATACCGAGGCGTTTCCCCATTCGTACAGGTGATGATACGCCGCATCCAGTCCCACACTTCCAAGGTTTGCCACATACAGGCTGGTATACAGGGGATCTATCTCGATCATTCCCTTCGGAGCTATACCGAAGTAGTCGAGAAATCGGAATATCTTGACAACGCCGTTAACGATAAACCTGGGCATCTTCGCAAAAAAATCCACTTCGTGATCGCTGATATTGCCCTCCCAGTCCCGGGCTTCGGTGACGTCCCGGTTGACCCTGCGGCGTACATCCTCCAGGGTATCGAAGGGAGAAAAGCTTATCTTGGCATTGGTTTCCGGCCCGTCGTCTCCCATATCCTTCTTTACGATAAAGGAGATCTGCAGCCGGTTGCGCTGGTAGATCCTCTGTCCGGAGACGAAACGGTTCAGCTGGGGACGGAGGGATATGGTCCTGACCGCCGCCGCCAGAAGAACATGAAAAAGGGATATCCGCTCTTCCGGTCCCCTCGAACGGTTCCGCCGTTTGAGGAACTCCCTGGTGCTCTCCACCTCAAGGGTCTGGGAAAAGTAGATGGCCGACTCGTTCCGTTTCCGCATAACAAAGGGATTGATTATCCGGAAGGACGGGAGCCCTCTTATGAGGACTCCGTCATATCGTTTTCGCGTTCCCATGGGAAAATAATATCATGGAATGCAGTAAAGGGGGGTACTATGTTTTCGATATCAATCTTTTGTACCAGACATTCATCGACTCGATGCCTGTGGAGATGCGGGTATTTTTCACCAGGGTACCGGCATACTTGTAGCCGGAACGCTTGAAAACGGTATTCATACCCATGGAATCGAGGCGGGCGATTGTATAGGCCGTGGGAAGCCCCTTCTGTATGGCCGCCTGCTCAAGTACCCGCAGCAGCTTGACTCCCAGGCGCTGACCCCGGTATTTGGGAAGGACGGCGAAATCGGTCATTTCGGCGGCTCCGGCACTGTGGTTGATCTCGGCGGAGGCCAGGGCAATCAGTTTTTTCCCGTCCCGGATACCGTAGTAGAGGGTCTTGGTGCCCATGTTCTCCATGAGAAAATCGGGATCATCGATGGGAAAAGGGTAATCCGGAAAAATCTCGCCGTAGAGCCTGGCCATTTCCGGGATATCAGCCTCCTTCATTCTGCTGAACTGAAGATTTCTTCCCAGTCGTCCGGGGAGAATCGGCCGGTAGAAGCTCATTACCCGGCGAAACTGTTCCACCTTCTTTTTCGGAGGAGCATCCCGTTCTTCATCGAAGAATTTCCCCATAAAGAGGCCGTCCTCGGTCCCGTCAAAGAATCCCGGTATCCGTGCCTCCTCCCGGTATCCGTTGTCCGTAAAAGCGGACCCGCAGTGCTCCGGTACAATCACAAAGGATTTGGCGTAGGACTTTTCGGTACATATCTTGTCGATCTTTTCGACTATGCCGGGGTAGTCTTCCTCGGCGAGCTCCATTAAATAGAGCCGGTTGTTGTACGGTCCGTGCTGGATCCTGCTGGATCCCAATGTCTCGATTCGATCGTGTTTTATTGTATTCTGTGCCATTATTCTTCCTCCTCTCTTCGTTCTAATCTGGCATTGTCGGCGGGTATCAGGGATGATACCTCGTCCCAGTCGGCAAGCAGCTGCTCTATACCGATAGCCTGGGTTTCTATGGCGTCATCCAGCTTGAGCTGCAGATGGCAGCCGTCACACTGCCGGTCGCAGTAGGTGGCCGGATATGCCTCCGGTTCGTGGTAGACGCTGATTACCCCCTCGTAGTTTCTCAGGACCACCTTGTTGGCGGACCAGGAAATCAGGTAATTGGGCATGATGGGAATCTTGCCCCCTCCTCCCGGTGCATCTATGACGTAGGTGGGTACTGAAAAACCGCTGGTGTGGCCTATCAGGCTTTCGAGTATCTCCACTCCCTTCCCGACGGGGGTGCGGAAATGCGACAGTCCTTCCGAAAGGTCGCACTGATACAGGTAATAGGGGCGCACCCGGTTGGCCACCAGCTTGTGGACCAGGCTGCGCATTATCCGGGGGCAGTCGTTGACGTCCCGCAGCAGTACCGACTGGTTTCCCAGGGGAATACCGGCGTCGGCGAGCTTTTTCAGGGCCTCCCGGGATGAATCGGTGAGCTCCCGGGGGTGGTTGAAGTGGGTATTCAACCAGACGGGATGATACTTTTTCAGCATCTCAACCAGTTTGTCGGTAATCCGGTAGGGCAGCACCACGGGCATGCGGCTGCCGATGCGGATGACCTCCACATGGGCGATGCAACTGATCTCTTTCAGTATCCATTCCAGGTAATCATCGGAGAGCATCAGGGGATCCCCTCCGGACAGGAGAACATCCCGGATCTGGGGAGTATTGCGTATATATTCCACACCCTGCATAAGGGTCTCTCTGTCGGGAATAAAATCCTTGTCTCCCACCTTGCGCTTTCGTGTGCAGTGCCGGCAGTACATGGAGCAGACATTGCTAATATGAAACAGGACCCGGTCGGGGTATCTGTGGGTAATTCCCGGGGCCGGGCTGTCATGGTCCTCGTGCAGGGGGTCCGCGGTCTCGCATTTCTGGATGGTGAGTTCGTTCACCGAAGGAAAGGACTGCTTGAAGATCGGGTCGTTTTTATAATCACCGGTTTCAATCAGGGACAGGTAGTAGGGGGTAATGGACAGGGGAAAGCGTGCCAGGGTTTCCTGGATTTCCAGGCGCTCCATCTCGGTGAACTGTATTCCCGTAAGACGCTCAAAGGTCTGGATATCCTGAATAGAGTGTTTCAGCTGCCATTTCCAGTCCCGCCAGAGTCTCCGGTTTGCATTATTCTCTATCTTCTCGGCGATATTTTTCTGTTGTACAGTAAGCATATAATTACAGCTCCTTTGGGTTTATTCTTTGTTAAAAAAGTAGAGATTATAAGTATGGTAAGGAAATTGTTTGATTGTAATCAAATATTAATAAGGATGTGATCTCGGGCATCTGAGTACAGGATATACCTATTTCCATGCCTTGTCAACAAACTTAGTGTACAAAATAATAATGATGACAGGTCTCGTCCCGGGGAATAAAAAGCTCCCCGGTCGCTTTTCGGCAACCGGGGAGCCTGAAAATTTTCCTCTTCCGGCAGAATATGTCTATTCGGTTTTTAATTTCCCGACTTCCCTGGAGAGGATCTCGATGCTGCGATTGTTCTGCTGGGTCAGGTCGGAAATATGTACCACCGACTGATTTATCTGTACCGCTCCACTGGCCATTTCATTGATACTCTGGCTTATCTCCTCGCTTATCTGGGCCAGGCGGGTCATCTCGTTGATAACCTCGGAACTGCCGGCGCTCATTTCACCGGAGGAATCCGCCACTTTGCGGGAGATCTCCTGAATTTCCGCCAGGGCGTCCAGGACCTGTCTGCTCCCGACAACCTGTTCGTTCATGGCGCTCTTGATAAGAGCTTCCTGTTCGGAAACAAGCTTACTCAGTTCATACTGCCGGTCGAAACGCTGTCTGGCCTGGGCCAGGGAGGTTCCGATATGGTCGATCGAGTCCTTCAGGGTCGTAAGGGCGCTGCCGATGGCTGTACCCTGACTGCCCGCTTCCTCCGCCAGTTTTCGTATTTCATCCGCCACAACGGCAAAACCCTTGCCGAATTCTCCGGCGTGGGCGGCCTCGATGGCGGCATTCATGGCCAGCAGGTTGGTCTGGGAAGAGATCTTCTGAATCATTTCGCTCGCCTCTTCCAGTCCCTCCGAGTGGGCCATAACGGTGCGGGAAATCTGTGCAAGCTCCTCCATGCCCCGGCGGCCGGCTTCAGAGGCGTCCTGCAGCTCCTTCATGGACGCGGTGTTGCGTTCAAGGCTCTCGGTAACGGATTTTATGTTGGCCACCATCTCCTCTATGGACGCGGATGACTCGGTTACTTCCGAGGCCTGTTCCGACAGACTCTCGTCCAGGGATTTGATGCCCAGTGCAATGGTGGAAACCGTGGCACGGGTCTCTTCGACGCTGGCGGACTGGTTGACGATACGTTCCTTGATGCTCTCTATATTGGCGGTAATCTGATTCATCGCAGAAGCTGTCTCGGTCATGTTGGAGGCAAGGTTCACCCCGGACTCCTGCAGGGAGGAGGTTTCATGTTGTATGGATTTTACCAGACCCGTCAGCTTTTCGAAGGTTACGTTCATGTAATGAGAAAGCAGGTCGATCTCGTCTCCTCCCGTCGTCACCAGTCTCCGGGTAAGGTCGCCTTCTCCTTCCGAAATGTCCCGCAGGCCGGCGGCCGTGGCGCCGACGCGCCTGGTTATGGAGCGTATGGAAACAAGCAGGAGAGTCGCCATGGCAAACAGGACAATTACCGCGGTCACGATATTCATGATTCTCATTGCAACAAGGTCCTGGAACAATTCGGCGTGCTCGACCCGGGTGGCGAAGATCCAGCCGGTTACGGGGACTTCATGAAAGGCGGCGATGATCCGCTCTCCCTCCCAGGGATAATCCACGAGTCCGTTGCGTTCGGCAAGCATGGTCGCTCCGAAATCCTCCCCGGCAATGTTGAGCTGCATGATGTTTTCTTTTATTGGGTGGGCGATTACTGTACCTTCCGAGTCTATCATGTATCCGTAGCCGGTTTCTCCAAGCTTTACGGTATCGACAAAGTGTTCTGTAAACCGGGCCAGTTCCACCGAAGCATGGGCAACTCCGACAACTTCTCCGTCATCATACACCGGGGCGGCCACGACAAAGATCGGTTCTCCGTTTATCTGGCTGATGATGATATTGGAAATCGCCGGCCGGCCCTGCATGGCCTGCCTGAAATGAGCCCGGGTACTCAGGTTCAGTACCCCGACCTGGGCCGGATTGTTGTTGGCCCGGGCTATGCCGTTTCTGTCCAGGAGACCGACTGTGGAGAAGATCGTATAGGAATCCTTGACCTCCTTAAGGTAGGTGTTGGCAGCCCCGGTCAGTCCTGAATTACTCCCTGGTCTGAGAACCTCGGACATTATGGGAGCAGCTGCCACGGCCTGGACGTTTTTTACCCGGTCTGAAACCCATTCATTGGTCTGACTCGCCATCACCTGGGTAAGCTGTATCGTTTCGTTGTGGTGAACGTCCTCGATGATCTGGGCGGAACGCAGGTATGAGATCACCGTCAGGGCCGTCAGTCCTAGAATCATGACCAGCAGCGCCGGAATCATTACCTTTTCGCGCAGTTTCAACTTCACCTCTACTACTCCTTTTACTCCTTTTCCGGAATACTGGGGCTGAACTTCCGGTAATCCGGGACCTTGAATCCTGCGGGAAAATCCCCGGGAGAGAAGGTTTTCCAGGTCTGGTTTCTACCGAGAAAGGCGATTTTTCCCCGTACAATCAGGTCGCTTCCCTCTTTCCAGATGGCTGCTCCGTAGACCTTGGGTTCCTTGCCCTCATCATCTCCTGGATCCATTATTCTGCCCCCTGTCCACTCATCTTTCCGGCTGTTGTATTCCAGGTCCCAGAATATATCCAGTCCGGCGAAAGGAGGATTTCCCTTCAGGTAGGGGCTGCGCTTTGTCTGCTGATAGATATGGTCTTCCACAGTCCTGCCGTCATCGCCATAGATCAGCACTACCCGTCCATAGAGCATGTCGTTGTGGGTGTAGACCGCAACTACCGACTTCGGCAGACCGGTTTCGTCGTCGATGGTTTTCCAGAAACCCGTAACATCTTTTTCCGCGAAGAGCGGTGCGGCTATCAGAAGCAGCAGGATAATTGTACTCAAGATACTATATTTTCTCATTTTTACTCCTCAAAACAGATGTGTATGTAACACAAAGTACTGCCTTTTGATAGTATTGTTAATTTTGCCCTTTTTCGCAAATTTTTTCCTCGACTTGACCTGATTTGTGAGCCCTGATAGTTTTACGACCATGAGAATGACAAAGCTGTTTTCGCGGACCCTCCGGGAGACCCCGGGCAAGACTGAATCCAAAGGGCACGAGTATCTGCTCAGGGCCGGGTATATCCGCCAGAGCGCTGCGGGTATCTATACCGCCCTGCCTCTTGCGTTTCGCAGTCTGCGAAAGATAGAACAGATAATCCGGGACGAGATGAACGCCATAGGCGGTCTCGAGATGCTGATGCCCGTGGTGAATCCCGCGGAAATCTGGAAGGAGACCGGCCGCTGGTTTACCATCGATGCGGAGCTTTCCCGCTTCAAGGACCGCAATGACCGTGACATGGTCCTGGCCATGACACATGAAGAGGCGGTAACGGATATAATGCGGGACGAGATTCAGACCTATCGGCAGCTTCCCTGCATGGTGTACCATATTCAGACCAAATGGCGGGACGATCCCCGTCCCCGGGCGGGACTGATCCGGGTGCGGGAGTTCACCATGAAGGACAGCTACAGCTTTGACCGGGACTATGCAGGCCTGGAAAAGCAGTATGACGCCCATTATCACGCCTACTTCCGTATTTTCAAGCGCTGTGGCCTTCCTGTTATCGCGGTAGCCTCCGATACCGGCATGATGGGAGGAAAGGTGAGTCATGAGTACATGTACCTGAATCCCATCGGCGAGGACACCCTCATCCTCTGCAGCGACTGTGATTACAGCGCCAACCGCCAGGTCGCGGAGGTTCATAAACAGCTTTACCCGGAGGACCTGGCGGCTCTGGAAGAGGTGGAAACCCCGAACTGCGCCACCATCGAAGAACTGGCGAATTTTCTGAATATCCCCACCCGTAAAACCGCCAAAGCGGTCATGGTGATGGGACGCTTCGTTGACGAGAAGAACGAAGAGGAGACCCGGGAAAAGCTTATCCTCGCCATAATCCGGGGAGACATGGAGATCGAGGAAGCGAAACTTCAGAAAGCCAGCGGAGCCCTGAGCCTCAGGCCCGCCCACGAAGAAGAGATCCGCGCCTGCGGGCTGGTACCGGGGTATGCCTCACCGGTGGGAATCAGGGACTGCATGATAATTGTCGACGATTCCGCCGCAGGCTCCAACAACCTCGTAGGCGGCGCGAACAGGGACGGCTACCACCTGCTGAATACCAATTTCGGCCGGGATTACAGCGGCACCATCGCCGATATTGCCTCTGCCCGGGACGGAATGGCCTGTCCCAAATGCGGCAAGAAGCTCGAAGCCAAACGGGGCGTGGAGGTCGGAAACATCTTTCAGCTGGGAACCCGCTATTCGGAAAGCATGGGCTGTACCTTCCAGGATGAAAACGGCAGGGCACAGCCTGTGGTCATGGGGTCCTACGGTATCGGCGTGGGCCGTCTTCTGGCATGCCTGGCGGAGGAGTACAACGACGACAAGGGGCTCAAGCTGCCTGCTTCCGTAGCTCCCTTCCACGTGCATATAGTTAATCTGCTGAAAACCAGCGAGGAGGCGGAGAAAATCTACGCCGATCTGATTGAAGGCGGGCTGGAGGTCATCCTCGACGACCGCAAGGAGACTGCGGGGGTAAAATTCAACGACGCCGACCTCCTGGGAATGCCCCTTCGCATAACCCTGGGCAACAAGGCCCTCAAGGACGGTGAGGTGGAGTTCTCCCGCCGCGGTAATGGTGACAACTACCGGGTCCCCCTGGCGGAGGTGGTAACCGCCGCCAGGGAGGCTGTTTTCGGTTAGTATGTTCTATTCTGTTTCCGGAACAGCCCGGAGATAGACCGTCTCTTCGGGATTCAGGAAGCGGTAG is part of the Marispirochaeta aestuarii genome and harbors:
- a CDS encoding 2-oxo acid dehydrogenase subunit E2 — encoded protein: MGTRKRYDGVLIRGLPSFRIINPFVMRKRNESAIYFSQTLEVESTREFLKRRNRSRGPEERISLFHVLLAAAVRTISLRPQLNRFVSGQRIYQRNRLQISFIVKKDMGDDGPETNAKISFSPFDTLEDVRRRVNRDVTEARDWEGNISDHEVDFFAKMPRFIVNGVVKIFRFLDYFGIAPKGMIEIDPLYTSLYVANLGSVGLDAAYHHLYEWGNASVFMVIGRMHRALVLDDKGKPVTRLVIRIKYTMDDRISEGVYAAKALQLFKSFVQNPELLEEAPDLDERILGELALLPMEREEYEPASQGRR
- a CDS encoding methyl-accepting chemotaxis protein, which codes for MKLKLREKVMIPALLVMILGLTALTVISYLRSAQIIEDVHHNETIQLTQVMASQTNEWVSDRVKNVQAVAAAPIMSEVLRPGSNSGLTGAANTYLKEVKDSYTIFSTVGLLDRNGIARANNNPAQVGVLNLSTRAHFRQAMQGRPAISNIIISQINGEPIFVVAAPVYDDGEVVGVAHASVELARFTEHFVDTVKLGETGYGYMIDSEGTVIAHPIKENIMQLNIAGEDFGATMLAERNGLVDYPWEGERIIAAFHEVPVTGWIFATRVEHAELFQDLVAMRIMNIVTAVIVLFAMATLLLVSIRSITRRVGATAAGLRDISEGEGDLTRRLVTTGGDEIDLLSHYMNVTFEKLTGLVKSIQHETSSLQESGVNLASNMTETASAMNQITANIESIKERIVNQSASVEETRATVSTIALGIKSLDESLSEQASEVTESSASIEEMVANIKSVTESLERNTASMKELQDASEAGRRGMEELAQISRTVMAHSEGLEEASEMIQKISSQTNLLAMNAAIEAAHAGEFGKGFAVVADEIRKLAEEAGSQGTAIGSALTTLKDSIDHIGTSLAQARQRFDRQYELSKLVSEQEALIKSAMNEQVVGSRQVLDALAEIQEISRKVADSSGEMSAGSSEVINEMTRLAQISEEISQSINEMASGAVQINQSVVHISDLTQQNNRSIEILSREVGKLKTE
- a CDS encoding DUF2147 domain-containing protein, with translation MRKYSILSTIILLLLIAAPLFAEKDVTGFWKTIDDETGLPKSVVAVYTHNDMLYGRVVLIYGDDGRTVEDHIYQQTKRSPYLKGNPPFAGLDIFWDLEYNSRKDEWTGGRIMDPGDDEGKEPKVYGAAIWKEGSDLIVRGKIAFLGRNQTWKTFSPGDFPAGFKVPDYRKFSPSIPEKE
- the ablB gene encoding putative beta-lysine N-acetyltransferase, with the translated sequence MAQNTIKHDRIETLGSSRIQHGPYNNRLYLMELAEEDYPGIVEKIDKICTEKSYAKSFVIVPEHCGSAFTDNGYREEARIPGFFDGTEDGLFMGKFFDEERDAPPKKKVEQFRRVMSFYRPILPGRLGRNLQFSRMKEADIPEMARLYGEIFPDYPFPIDDPDFLMENMGTKTLYYGIRDGKKLIALASAEINHSAGAAEMTDFAVLPKYRGQRLGVKLLRVLEQAAIQKGLPTAYTIARLDSMGMNTVFKRSGYKYAGTLVKNTRISTGIESMNVWYKRLISKT
- the kamA gene encoding lysine 2,3-aminomutase, which codes for MLTVQQKNIAEKIENNANRRLWRDWKWQLKHSIQDIQTFERLTGIQFTEMERLEIQETLARFPLSITPYYLSLIETGDYKNDPIFKQSFPSVNELTIQKCETADPLHEDHDSPAPGITHRYPDRVLFHISNVCSMYCRHCTRKRKVGDKDFIPDRETLMQGVEYIRNTPQIRDVLLSGGDPLMLSDDYLEWILKEISCIAHVEVIRIGSRMPVVLPYRITDKLVEMLKKYHPVWLNTHFNHPRELTDSSREALKKLADAGIPLGNQSVLLRDVNDCPRIMRSLVHKLVANRVRPYYLYQCDLSEGLSHFRTPVGKGVEILESLIGHTSGFSVPTYVIDAPGGGGKIPIMPNYLISWSANKVVLRNYEGVISVYHEPEAYPATYCDRQCDGCHLQLKLDDAIETQAIGIEQLLADWDEVSSLIPADNARLERREEEE
- a CDS encoding proline--tRNA ligase; this translates as MTKLFSRTLRETPGKTESKGHEYLLRAGYIRQSAAGIYTALPLAFRSLRKIEQIIRDEMNAIGGLEMLMPVVNPAEIWKETGRWFTIDAELSRFKDRNDRDMVLAMTHEEAVTDIMRDEIQTYRQLPCMVYHIQTKWRDDPRPRAGLIRVREFTMKDSYSFDRDYAGLEKQYDAHYHAYFRIFKRCGLPVIAVASDTGMMGGKVSHEYMYLNPIGEDTLILCSDCDYSANRQVAEVHKQLYPEDLAALEEVETPNCATIEELANFLNIPTRKTAKAVMVMGRFVDEKNEEETREKLILAIIRGDMEIEEAKLQKASGALSLRPAHEEEIRACGLVPGYASPVGIRDCMIIVDDSAAGSNNLVGGANRDGYHLLNTNFGRDYSGTIADIASARDGMACPKCGKKLEAKRGVEVGNIFQLGTRYSESMGCTFQDENGRAQPVVMGSYGIGVGRLLACLAEEYNDDKGLKLPASVAPFHVHIVNLLKTSEEAEKIYADLIEGGLEVILDDRKETAGVKFNDADLLGMPLRITLGNKALKDGEVEFSRRGNGDNYRVPLAEVVTAAREAVFG